In Topomyia yanbarensis strain Yona2022 chromosome 2, ASM3024719v1, whole genome shotgun sequence, one DNA window encodes the following:
- the LOC131685815 gene encoding glutamate--cysteine ligase — MGLLTEGSPLSWEETKALSQHVREHGIEQFINLYARLKDRQDDCLKWGDEVEYVIVRFDDEKRNTQVSLRAREMLAVLNEKEAADPKGVKSLWRPEYGAYMIEGTPGKPYGGLLAHFNVVEANMRYRRTEVTEMLPPGEHVMSITNFPRLGCPDFTYPPAKPTPEDETSSARSLFFPDEAIFPGHPRFKTLTRNIRQRRGEKVSINLPIYRDKKTVIPVEGSLPDKPDFVHMDAMGFGMGCCCLQVTFQACNITEARTLYDQLTPICPIMLALTAASPAYRGYLTDVDCRWNVISASVDCRTKEERGELPLKNDRFRINKSRYDSIDSYLSPAGEKYNDVPLVLDEAMYKRLRDGDIDHLLAQHIAHLFIRDSVSLFSEKVHQNDKEDSDHFENIQSTNWQTMRFKPPPPNSPIGWRVEFRPCEAQLTDFENASIVCFVVLLTRVILSYQLDFLIPISKVDENMQNSQKRGAVLTEKFWFKKNIAGFSSTTTTNNETGTANESNSHNNVENSDDKNSTDDEYELMTIDQIINGKGCFPGLVPLINSYLGSMDVDADTHCTIQQYLKLIQKRASGELLTTASWIRKQITEHEEYKHDSVVSEHICYDLLRKAKDIQDGIIPCPELLGTNINSKTTDQIPAAIAKHLTKKC, encoded by the exons ATGGGGCTGCTTACCGAAGGAAGCCCGTTGAGCTGGGAGGAGACGAAGGCACTATCACAGCATGTACGCGAGCATGGAATTGAACAATTCATCAACCTGTACGCACGGCTCAAGGATCGCCAGGATGACTGTCTCAAGTGGGGTGACGAGGTAGAATACGTTATCGTGCGGTTCGATGATGAAAAACGGAACACGCAAGTGTCGCTCCGAGCGCGCGAAATGCTGGCCGTACTTAACGAGAAGGAAGCTGCAGATCCGAAAG GCGTAAAATCGCTTTGGCGACCGGAGTACGGTGCGTACATGATCGAAGGCACTCCTGGTAAACCGTACGGTGGTCTACTGGCTCACTTCAACGTGGTCGAAGCTAACATGCGCTATCGTCGCACGGAAGTTACGGAAATGCTACCCCCCGGCGAACATGTTATGTCAATCACAAACTTTCCTCGGCTGGGCTGTCCAGACTTCACATATCCGCCGGCTAAACCGACACCTGAAGATGAAACCAGCTCTGCCCGATCGCTCTTTTTCCccgatgaagccattttcccaGGCCATCCCCGGTTTAAGACGCTAACTCGAAACATTCGCCAGCGGCGAGGCGAAAAGGTTTCCATTAATTTACCTATTTATCGTGATAAAAAAACGGTAATCCCCGTTGAGGGCAGCTTGCCAGATAAACCGGACTTTGTGCACATGGATGCGATGGGTTTCGGAATGGGTTGCTGCTGCTTGCAGGTAACATTCCAGGCTTGTAACATTACCGAAGCACGAACTTTGTACGATCAACTGACTCCGATATGTCCAATCATGCTTGCCCTGACGGCGGCCAGTCCAGCTTACCGCGGATATCTAACCGATGTGGATTGTCGCTGGAATGTTATTTCCGCCTCCGTCGACTGTCGTACCAAGGAGGAGCGAGGTGAATTACCTCTGAAGAATGATAGATTCCGAATCAACAAATCACGGTACGATTCGATTGACTCCTATCTGTCACCGGCTGGAGAAAA ATACAACGATGTTCCTTTGGTGCTAGATGAAGCCATGTACAAACGGCTGCGCGATGGAGACATTGATCACCTGCTAGCTCAGCACATTGCTCATCTTTTTATTCGCGACTCAGTTTCATTGTTCAGTGAAAAGGTCCACCAAAACGACAAAGAAGACTCAGATCATTTTGAGAACATTCAATCTACCAACTGGCAGACAATGCGCTTCAAACCGCCTCCACCGAACTCACCGATTGGCTGGCGCGTTGAGTTCCGTCCTTGCGAGGCACAGTTGACAGACTTTGAAAATGCTTCAATCGTGTGCTTTGTTGTCCTGTTGACCAGAGTGATCCTATCCTATCAGCTAGATTTTCTCATCCCAATCAGCAAGGTGGACGAAAATAtgcaaaattcacaaaaacgTGGAGCTGTATTGACGGAAAAGTTCTGGTTCAAAAAGAACATTGCCGGTTTCTCGAGCACCACAACGACGAACAACGAAACGGGAACGGCAAACGAAAGTAATAGTCACAACAATGTGGAAAACTCGGACGATAAGAACAGCACCGACGACGAATACGAGTTGATGACGATTGATCAGATCATCAACGGAAAGGGATGCTTTCCCGGATTGGTACCTCTGATCAACAGCTACCTCGGTTCGATGGATGTTGACGCCGATACACATTGCACCATCCAGCagtacctaaaattgattcagAAGCGGGCGTCCGGAGAGCTGCTGACAACAGCCTCCTGGATCAGGAAGCAAATTACGGAACATGAAGAGTACAA aCACGATTCGGTGGTGAGTGAACACATCTGTTACGATTTGCTGAGAAAGGCTAAGGACATTCAGGACGGGATCATACCCTGTCCAGAGCTGCTCGGCACCAACATCAACTCGAAGACGACCGACCAAATTCCGGCAGCGATCGCAAAGCATCTTACCAAGAAATGctga